One Ooceraea biroi isolate clonal line C1 chromosome 6, Obir_v5.4, whole genome shotgun sequence genomic window carries:
- the LOC105284139 gene encoding uncharacterized protein LOC105284139, translating to MDKNGQKVQSNLRAITEGEEEYNIENKEEVEEKEDTQADNKKNEEVIAVHKPSYSKTYCRTSIKTTRFDYLWEINCFSTFSKSMRDLYSVRFPSSGNYQVMMKANSYQKIEFHLLTKTLSKGMYHLFKVYPITEEKVLCKSYVGDLKTKKLCEISESYFHSLPQDRQTYVVF from the exons ATGGATAAAAATGGCCAAAAGGTGCAATCAAACCTACGTGCGATAacagaaggagaagaagaatacaacatagaaaataaagaagaagtagaagaaaaagaagat ACACAAgctgataataaaaaaaacgaggAAGTCATTGCAGTACACAAACCATCGTATTCCAAGACTTATTGTCGAACATCAATTAAGACAACTAGATTTGATTATCTTTGGGAAATTAATTGCTTCTCCACTTTTTCTAAAAGTATGCGTGACTTATATTCCGTGCGATTTCCAAGTTCAGGGAACTATCAAGTTATGATGAAAGCTAATTCCTATCAGAAAATAGAATTTCATCTACTTACTAAAACACTAAGTAAGGGTATGTATCATTTGTTCAAAGTTTATCCAATAACAGAAGAAAAAGTATTATGCAAGTCGTATGTAGgtgatttaaaaacaaaaaaattatgtgaGATCTCAGAATCGTATTTTCATTCTTTGCCTCAAGACAGACAAACTTACGTTGTGTTTTGA
- the LOC105284141 gene encoding speckle-type POZ protein B, whose amino-acid sequence MSKQSSGKVPLYEKILKRKDSTKVTGSTSTITNASTSASTSKESIGETQENIYATISEGTRSEASTEVMNIDSTASFHYETNNEPQSEQQSVASTYYKTYCRTCYTTDVYDYTWQLEHFPMVYKSMPVIQSSAISKPLWCKIEMRLCQAVADKSEDTIIKFHILLYTEEAYHGVWDISAIYLDEKRLCASTGGYVTNNSCLYETTAQTLLQYLEEDRLTLNFTITVARDMLNETLHSIPLRTNRINETEDYRNLIINKANLYSSQIIFKKDYGTDNYIFKISKGLLQSTRSTYFTKLCNMHRRDEDQDSTVILDDESDIFVIMLTFIKTGSLPESVSSNYDTLTKLLRAAHKYDIVELKSLCEQYLIANITVKNVINLLDVAIEFKADKLRKHIIYYIKFYFKELIKLEEFQKLPQICLNEITKVLQECKVENESEIDVSTKFT is encoded by the exons ATGAGCAAACAAAGTAGTGGAAAGGTACCACTGTACGAGAAAATACTGAAAAGGAAGGACAGTACGAAAGTAACGGGAAGTACAAGTACAATTACAAATGCAAGTACAAGTGCAAGTACAAGTAAGGAAAGTATAGGAGAAACTCAGGAAAATATA TACGCTACCATATCAGAAGGGACCAGATCAGAAGCGAGTACAGAAGTGATGAATATAGATAGCACCGCTTCATTTCATTACGAGACAAATAATGAACCACAATCGGAACAGCAATCAGTTGCATCTACGtattataaaacttattgTCGAACATGTTATACTACGGATGTGTATGACTATACCTGGCAGCTGGAACATTTCCCCATGGTTTATAAAAGCATGCCAGTAATACAATCCTCGGCAATTTCAAAACCACTTTGGTGTAAGATTGAAATGCGATTGTGTCAAGCAGTAGCGGACAAATCTGAGgatactataataaaatttcatattcttttatatactgAGGAAGCATATCATGGTGTTTGGGATATATCTGCGATTTATTTGGATGAAAAAAGATTGTGCGCCTCGACAGGCGgctatgtaacaaataattcatGTTTATATGAAACTACAGCGCAGACATTGCTTCAGTATTTAGAAGAAGACAGGCTTACGTTGAACTTTACGATTACTGTTGCTCGTGATATGTTAAATGAGACCTTGCACTCAATACCATTGCGTACTAATCGCATCAATGAGACAGAGgattatagaaatttaataatcaataaagcTAATCTTTATTCGTCacagattatttttaaaaaagattatggTACAGataactatatttttaaaatatcgaaaggTTTATTGCAGTCTACTCGAAGCACTTATTTTACCAAGTTATGTAATATGCATAGAAGAGACGAAGACCAAGACTCAACAGTAATACTTGATGATGAGTCAGATATTTTTGTGATAAtgttaacatttattaaaactgGTTCATTACCGGAATCAGTTAGTTCTAACTATGACACTCTCACAAAACTATTAAGAGCGGCTCACAAATATGATATAGTAGAACTGAAATCTTTATGTGAACAATACTTAATAGCTAATATTACTGTTAAGAATGTCATCAACCTTTTAGATGTTGCGATAGAATTTAAAGCAGATAAGTTAcgaaaacatataatatattacattaaattttatttcaaagaaCTTATAAAACTCGAAGAATTCCAAAAACTACCGCAAATATGTTTGAACGAGATTACAAAAGTCTTACAAGAATGTAAAGTGGAAAACGAATCAGAAATAGATGTTTCAACGAAGTTTACTTAa